Proteins co-encoded in one Kribbella qitaiheensis genomic window:
- a CDS encoding NPP1 family protein gives MKILSPIESSQPPKKRRGRRVLGVALGTAALMVTSAAAAFAAPPPHLPQNAGSWEQSFSPAYDYDGDGCYATPAIGPDGTLNPGLNTTGAVNGSCRDQSDLDNSQTYARSKCNNGWCAVIYASYFEKDQAVAGSGLGGHRHDFEHVISWINQSANEVRYVTTTQHSSQVTYPRSQVRFDGSHPKVVYHKDGLSTHFFRLANTNDEPPENHYHNWRYPPLVDWNGWPTTSLRDLLMNADFGSATIKITDKDDRFRNLLNASKPAGIPFDPWS, from the coding sequence ATGAAAATTCTGTCGCCGATCGAGTCCAGTCAACCCCCCAAGAAGAGGCGTGGCCGCCGGGTGCTCGGTGTTGCCCTCGGCACCGCCGCGCTGATGGTCACCAGCGCGGCGGCCGCGTTCGCCGCACCGCCGCCGCATCTCCCGCAGAACGCCGGCAGCTGGGAGCAGTCCTTCTCGCCGGCCTACGACTACGACGGCGACGGGTGCTACGCCACCCCTGCCATCGGGCCGGACGGCACGCTCAATCCCGGGCTGAACACGACCGGAGCCGTCAACGGCAGTTGCCGGGACCAGTCCGACCTCGACAACTCACAGACCTATGCCCGCTCGAAGTGCAACAACGGCTGGTGCGCGGTCATCTACGCCAGCTACTTCGAGAAGGACCAGGCCGTGGCCGGCAGCGGTCTCGGCGGTCACCGGCACGACTTCGAGCACGTCATCTCGTGGATCAACCAGTCGGCCAACGAGGTCCGGTACGTGACCACGACGCAGCACTCCAGCCAGGTCACCTACCCCCGGTCGCAGGTGCGTTTCGACGGTTCGCATCCGAAGGTCGTCTACCACAAGGACGGCCTGAGCACGCACTTCTTCCGGCTGGCCAACACCAACGACGAGCCGCCCGAGAACCACTACCACAACTGGCGCTACCCGCCGCTGGTCGACTGGAACGGCTGGCCGACCACCTCGTTGCGCGACCTCCTGATGAACGCCGACTTCGGTTCGGCGACGATCAAGATCACCGACAAGGACGACCGGTTCAGGAACCTCCTGAACGCCTCCAAGCCGGCCGGCATCCCGTTCGACCCCTGGTCCTGA
- a CDS encoding VOC family protein, which produces MFNTIAITAVPVLDQDEALDFYVGKLGFEVTNDVDMGFMRWLTIALPSDPERHLLLEVPGPPALSEEVSRQVRELLTKGALGLACVLSTDDCRKTFDTLSGKGVEFTQEPTEQPYGIDCALRDPFGNQVRITQPAKGPVEITEADKARWSSGS; this is translated from the coding sequence ATGTTCAACACCATCGCCATCACCGCGGTCCCTGTCCTCGACCAGGACGAAGCGCTCGACTTCTACGTGGGCAAGCTCGGCTTCGAGGTCACCAACGACGTCGACATGGGCTTCATGCGCTGGCTGACCATCGCGCTGCCCAGCGACCCCGAGCGACACCTCCTGCTCGAGGTGCCCGGCCCGCCCGCGCTCAGCGAGGAGGTCAGCAGGCAGGTACGTGAGCTGCTGACCAAGGGCGCGCTCGGCCTGGCCTGCGTCCTCTCCACCGACGACTGCCGCAAGACCTTCGACACCCTCTCCGGCAAGGGTGTGGAGTTCACCCAGGAGCCGACCGAGCAGCCCTATGGAATCGACTGCGCCCTCCGCGACCCCTTCGGCAACCAGGTCCGGATCACCCAGCCCGCCAAGGGCCCCGTCGAGATCACCGAAGCTGACAAGGCCCGCTGGAGCAGCGGCAGCTGA
- a CDS encoding helix-turn-helix domain-containing protein codes for MRLSGTEDANRRLLRARDAIDRQFPEPLAIAALAGIALMSPAHFIRQFRATFGEPPHRYLQRRRVERAMALLRNTTQSITEVGFAVGFTSPGTFSRTFKAVVGQSPSTYRRSSRPLQAPDCVVRAWTRPTAAGSSSFGEATLPARV; via the coding sequence ATGAGGCTCAGTGGGACCGAGGATGCCAACCGGCGCCTGCTCCGCGCCCGGGACGCGATCGATCGGCAGTTCCCCGAGCCGCTGGCAATTGCGGCGCTCGCCGGGATCGCTTTGATGTCACCGGCGCACTTCATCCGGCAGTTCAGGGCCACCTTCGGTGAGCCGCCGCACCGCTACCTCCAGCGCCGGCGCGTCGAGCGGGCGATGGCGCTGCTGCGCAACACCACGCAGAGCATCACCGAGGTCGGCTTCGCAGTGGGGTTCACCAGCCCCGGGACGTTCAGCCGGACGTTCAAGGCGGTGGTCGGGCAGTCCCCATCGACGTATCGCAGGTCCAGCCGACCGCTCCAGGCGCCGGACTGCGTCGTACGGGCCTGGACGCGGCCGACGGCTGCCGGATCGAGCAGTTTCGGAGAAGCGACTCTGCCGGCCCGCGTCTAG
- a CDS encoding GNAT family N-acetyltransferase, translating into MPQPILLTERLLLVPLADSHFELEVELDSDPEVLRYLVGRARSRDEVTESHQRRMATSAKVDGLGYWMAFGTDGGQRGSTRPATEDEGEFIGLMMLPPAHGPDQPDDPTVAELGYRLVTKSWRQGLASEASRVLLRHAFETVGQDRVIAQTMAVNAGSRGVMEAVGLQYVRTYFPTWDDPLPGSDQGEVEYEITRKVWADRT; encoded by the coding sequence ATGCCGCAACCGATTCTGTTGACCGAGCGTCTGCTGCTGGTTCCGTTGGCGGACTCGCATTTCGAGCTCGAGGTCGAGCTCGACTCCGACCCCGAGGTACTGCGGTATCTGGTCGGCCGGGCGCGGTCGAGGGACGAGGTGACCGAATCGCATCAGCGCCGGATGGCTACTTCGGCCAAGGTGGACGGGCTCGGCTACTGGATGGCGTTCGGAACCGATGGCGGCCAGCGCGGGTCGACAAGGCCGGCGACGGAGGACGAAGGCGAGTTCATCGGCCTGATGATGTTGCCGCCGGCCCACGGTCCGGACCAGCCGGACGACCCCACGGTCGCCGAGCTGGGCTACCGGCTCGTCACCAAGAGTTGGCGTCAAGGGTTGGCCAGCGAGGCCTCTCGCGTGTTGCTGCGGCACGCCTTCGAGACGGTCGGACAGGACCGGGTGATCGCGCAGACGATGGCCGTGAACGCCGGCTCGCGAGGCGTGATGGAAGCCGTCGGTCTGCAGTACGTGCGCACCTACTTCCCCACCTGGGACGACCCCCTCCCCGGATCCGACCAGGGTGAGGTCGAGTACGAAATCACCCGCAAGGTGTGGGCTGACCGGACTTAA
- a CDS encoding sigma-70 family RNA polymerase sigma factor, whose translation MTTDLMTKARSGDGSAFRELTEPYRRELQVHCYRMLGSFQDAEDALQDALLAAWQGLEGFEGRASIRTWLYRIATNRCLNALRSTKRRQAKEWDAPALQPPEPSRLGEIVWLEPYPDVLLDGAHDPEARYEQREAISLAFVTALQVLPARQRAVLILREVLGYRASEVADMLDSSVESVNSALKRARTGLQRDLPPKDSAPAPDSPAEQALVEKFVRAYQASDVEALVALLTEDVRVSMPPVPLEYHGREAVAGFYAAVIRPDRRYDLVATRANGQPAFGTYLRTPADGIRHGTGLLVLTLFGDQVSAVTRFDNSALPWFGLPRSLP comes from the coding sequence GTGACGACCGACCTGATGACCAAGGCGCGGAGTGGGGACGGCAGCGCGTTCCGGGAGCTGACCGAGCCGTACCGGCGCGAGCTCCAGGTGCACTGCTACCGGATGCTCGGCTCCTTCCAGGACGCCGAGGATGCGCTCCAGGACGCCCTGCTGGCCGCTTGGCAAGGCCTCGAAGGTTTCGAGGGGCGCGCCTCGATCCGCACTTGGCTGTACCGGATCGCCACCAATCGATGCCTCAACGCGCTCCGCTCGACCAAGCGACGCCAGGCCAAAGAGTGGGACGCGCCGGCCCTGCAGCCACCTGAGCCGTCGCGGCTCGGTGAAATCGTCTGGCTCGAGCCCTATCCCGACGTCCTCCTGGACGGCGCACACGACCCAGAGGCACGTTACGAGCAGCGGGAAGCCATCTCGCTGGCCTTCGTGACCGCACTGCAGGTGCTACCTGCTCGTCAGCGGGCCGTGCTCATCCTGCGCGAGGTGCTCGGGTACCGCGCGAGCGAGGTTGCGGACATGCTCGACTCGTCCGTCGAGTCGGTGAACAGTGCACTCAAACGGGCTCGCACCGGCCTGCAGCGCGACCTGCCGCCGAAAGACTCCGCTCCCGCTCCCGACTCACCTGCCGAGCAGGCGCTCGTGGAGAAGTTCGTCCGCGCGTACCAGGCCAGCGATGTCGAGGCACTGGTCGCGTTGCTCACTGAGGACGTCCGCGTCTCGATGCCACCTGTCCCCCTCGAGTACCACGGACGCGAAGCCGTTGCGGGCTTCTACGCCGCCGTCATCCGACCGGATCGCCGGTACGACCTGGTGGCGACACGGGCAAACGGTCAGCCTGCCTTCGGCACTTACCTCCGTACTCCGGCCGACGGGATCCGCCACGGGACAGGACTCCTCGTCCTCACCCTGTTTGGTGACCAGGTGAGCGCCGTCACCCGTTTCGACAACAGCGCCCTGCCCTGGTTCGGGCTGCCCCGATCGCTCCCTTAA
- a CDS encoding SDR family NAD(P)-dependent oxidoreductase: MTIAGSTVLVTGANRGIGRALVEEALRRGAKRVYAGTRRPLVHPDQRVTPLTLDVTDAEQIRAAAEAVESLDILVNNAGVGLYAELGDRAALEQHLAVNLFGSYDTTQAFLPLLTRSRGAIVNVLSLAALAPVPFDPTYGISKAAAFSLTQSLRVALAGQGVSVYAALPGPVDTDMGPQGDIPKAAPEAVARAIFDGVDKGDEEIFPDPLSAAMAEGWPNSTSKLLERQMAAFVQAVPATS, translated from the coding sequence ATGACAATCGCAGGCAGCACAGTTCTGGTCACCGGCGCCAACCGCGGTATCGGACGGGCATTGGTCGAGGAAGCTTTGAGGAGAGGCGCGAAACGGGTGTACGCCGGTACGCGGCGACCGCTGGTCCATCCCGATCAGCGCGTCACACCGCTGACCCTGGACGTGACGGATGCGGAGCAGATTCGGGCGGCGGCCGAGGCGGTCGAGTCGCTCGACATCCTCGTCAACAACGCCGGAGTGGGCCTGTACGCCGAACTCGGCGACCGGGCCGCCTTGGAGCAGCACCTCGCCGTCAACCTCTTCGGCAGCTACGACACCACCCAGGCGTTCCTGCCGCTGCTGACCCGTTCGCGGGGAGCCATCGTCAACGTGCTGTCGCTGGCAGCCCTTGCTCCGGTGCCGTTCGACCCGACGTACGGGATCTCTAAGGCCGCCGCGTTCTCCCTTACCCAATCGCTGCGGGTGGCCCTGGCCGGGCAGGGCGTGTCCGTGTACGCCGCCCTACCCGGCCCGGTCGACACCGACATGGGCCCGCAGGGCGACATCCCGAAGGCCGCACCGGAGGCCGTCGCGCGAGCCATCTTCGACGGGGTGGACAAGGGGGACGAGGAGATCTTCCCCGACCCGCTCTCGGCGGCCATGGCAGAGGGCTGGCCCAACAGCACGTCCAAGCTGCTCGAACGCCAGATGGCAGCCTTCGTCCAAGCAGTCCCGGCCACCTCATGA
- the mmsB gene encoding multiple monosaccharide ABC transporter permease has translation MTSSVTRPPGQAADKPPSTPPDALHTGTSDVRELLARNLRQSGIYVAFVAIIALFGILTDGVSLSPGNITNVLLQYSYILVLAIGMVIVIVSGHIDLSVGSVVALTGATSAVLVIQQGLPWTVGVLAAIGVGLVVGVWQGFWVAYVGIPAFIVTLAGMLLFRGLTLQVLDNISLSPFPPEYQRMANGFLNGLLGGYGYDTFTLVIAALAVAGYAVSGFRTRLARIRYQQPVESFPLFVARVVGVGAVVMAFGWQLAHARGLPIVLIVLAVLILVYGVMMNRSVFGRQVYAIGGNLPAAELSGVSVKKVTFWIFVNMGMLSGVAGVIYSSRSNGAQPAAGNMFELDAIAAAFIGGAAVTGGVGTVVGAMVGGLIMAVMSNGMQLMGVDQSIQAVVKGLVLLLAVAFDVYNKRRAGAAR, from the coding sequence ATGACCAGCAGCGTAACCCGGCCCCCGGGACAGGCCGCCGACAAGCCGCCGAGTACACCTCCCGACGCGTTGCACACCGGCACCAGTGACGTCCGGGAGCTGCTCGCCCGCAACCTCCGCCAGAGTGGCATCTATGTGGCGTTCGTGGCCATCATCGCTCTGTTCGGCATCCTGACCGACGGGGTGTCGCTGAGCCCTGGCAACATCACCAACGTCCTGCTCCAGTACTCCTACATCCTGGTCCTCGCGATCGGGATGGTGATCGTGATCGTCAGCGGTCACATCGACTTGTCGGTCGGGTCGGTCGTGGCGCTCACGGGCGCGACGTCCGCCGTACTGGTCATTCAGCAGGGCCTGCCCTGGACGGTCGGTGTGCTGGCCGCGATCGGCGTCGGGCTCGTCGTCGGCGTGTGGCAGGGCTTCTGGGTCGCGTACGTCGGGATCCCGGCCTTCATCGTGACGCTCGCGGGCATGCTGCTCTTCCGCGGTCTGACGTTGCAGGTCCTGGACAACATCTCGCTGTCGCCCTTCCCGCCCGAGTACCAGCGGATGGCGAACGGCTTCCTCAACGGGCTGCTCGGCGGCTACGGCTACGACACGTTCACCCTCGTCATCGCCGCCCTCGCGGTGGCCGGCTATGCGGTCAGCGGGTTCCGGACGAGGCTCGCCCGGATCCGCTACCAGCAGCCGGTCGAGTCGTTCCCGCTGTTCGTCGCGCGGGTGGTCGGCGTGGGTGCCGTGGTGATGGCGTTCGGCTGGCAGCTCGCCCACGCGCGCGGGCTCCCGATCGTGCTGATCGTGCTGGCCGTCCTCATCCTCGTGTACGGCGTGATGATGAACCGGAGCGTCTTCGGGCGCCAGGTGTACGCGATCGGAGGTAACCTCCCGGCCGCGGAACTGTCCGGTGTCAGCGTCAAGAAGGTCACCTTCTGGATCTTCGTCAACATGGGCATGCTGTCCGGGGTCGCGGGAGTGATCTACTCGTCGCGCTCGAACGGTGCCCAGCCGGCCGCCGGCAACATGTTCGAGCTCGACGCGATCGCTGCCGCCTTCATCGGTGGGGCCGCGGTCACGGGCGGTGTCGGCACTGTCGTCGGCGCGATGGTCGGCGGACTGATCATGGCCGTCATGAGCAACGGCATGCAGTTGATGGGTGTCGACCAGTCCATCCAGGCCGTGGTCAAGGGCCTGGTCCTCCTGCTGGCCGTCGCCTTCGACGTCTACAACAAGCGCCGCGCGGGCGCCGCACGCTGA
- the mmsA gene encoding multiple monosaccharide ABC transporter ATP-binding protein: protein MDDQILTMRSITKTFPGVKALQDVSLAVRRGEIHAICGENGAGKSTLMKVLSGVYPAGSYTGEILFDATPCHFAGIRDSERVGIVIIHQELALVPYLSIAENIFLGNERRGRGGLIDWNRTNAEAGQLLASVGLRENPVTPVGQLGVGKQQLVEIAKALSKDVRLLILDEPTAALNDTDSEHLLELLRRLKERGITSIIISHKLNEITSVADSTTVIRDGRTVETLDMRADGVTQERIIRGMVGRDLDSRFPERTSSPGEEVLRIEDWTVWHPTQDRKAVDSASLSVRAGEVVGIAGLMGAGRTELAMSVFGRSYGRNISGRIFKRGKEIRARTVSEAIANGLAYATEDRKKYGLNLIEDIRRNVSAAGLRKLSRYGWVNAEEETKVAEESRRSLNIKAPAVTSVVGKLSGGNQQKVVLSKWIFADPDILILDEPTRGIDVGAKYEIYTIINRLVANGKAVIVISSELPELLGLCDRIYALSGGRITGELAGRLATQENLMELMTKERELDR, encoded by the coding sequence ATGGACGATCAGATCCTGACGATGCGTTCCATCACCAAGACCTTCCCCGGGGTCAAGGCGCTGCAGGACGTCTCACTCGCGGTACGGCGTGGCGAGATCCACGCGATCTGCGGTGAGAACGGAGCGGGCAAGTCGACGCTGATGAAGGTGCTGTCGGGTGTGTATCCGGCCGGCAGCTACACCGGTGAGATCCTCTTCGACGCCACCCCGTGCCACTTCGCGGGCATCCGCGACAGCGAGCGCGTCGGGATCGTGATCATCCACCAGGAGCTTGCGCTCGTCCCGTACCTGTCGATCGCCGAGAACATCTTCCTCGGCAACGAACGGCGGGGGCGCGGCGGGCTGATCGACTGGAACCGGACGAATGCCGAGGCCGGCCAACTGCTGGCGTCCGTCGGCCTGCGGGAGAACCCGGTCACGCCCGTCGGGCAGCTCGGGGTCGGGAAGCAGCAGCTGGTCGAGATCGCGAAGGCGTTGTCGAAGGATGTCCGGCTGCTGATCCTGGACGAGCCGACCGCGGCTCTGAACGACACCGACTCCGAGCACCTGCTCGAGCTGCTCCGCCGGCTCAAGGAGCGCGGGATCACCTCGATCATCATCTCGCACAAGCTCAACGAGATCACCAGCGTCGCCGACTCGACGACCGTCATCCGGGACGGCCGGACGGTGGAGACGCTGGACATGCGCGCGGACGGGGTGACCCAGGAACGGATCATCCGCGGCATGGTCGGCCGCGACCTCGACAGCCGCTTCCCCGAGCGGACGTCGTCGCCGGGCGAGGAGGTGCTGCGCATCGAGGACTGGACGGTCTGGCATCCGACCCAGGACCGCAAAGCGGTGGACAGCGCCTCCCTGTCCGTCCGGGCCGGTGAGGTGGTCGGCATCGCCGGGCTGATGGGCGCCGGCCGGACGGAGCTCGCGATGAGCGTCTTCGGCCGCTCGTACGGCCGCAACATCTCCGGCCGGATCTTCAAGCGGGGCAAGGAGATCCGGGCCCGGACCGTGTCGGAGGCGATCGCCAACGGCCTCGCCTACGCCACCGAGGACCGCAAGAAGTACGGGCTGAATCTGATCGAGGACATCCGCCGCAACGTCTCCGCGGCCGGTCTCCGCAAGCTCTCCCGCTACGGCTGGGTGAATGCCGAGGAGGAGACCAAGGTCGCCGAGGAGAGCCGGCGAAGCCTGAACATCAAGGCGCCCGCCGTCACCTCGGTCGTGGGCAAACTGTCCGGCGGCAACCAGCAGAAGGTCGTGCTGTCGAAGTGGATCTTCGCCGACCCGGACATCCTCATCCTCGACGAACCGACCCGCGGCATCGACGTCGGCGCGAAGTACGAGATCTACACGATCATCAACCGGCTGGTGGCGAACGGCAAAGCCGTCATCGTCATCTCGTCCGAGCTGCCGGAGCTACTCGGTCTCTGTGACCGCATCTACGCACTGTCGGGCGGCCGGATCACCGGCGAACTGGCCGGCCGGCTGGCCACCCAGGAGAACCTGATGGAGCTCATGACCAAGGAGAGGGAACTCGACCGATGA
- the chvE gene encoding multiple monosaccharide ABC transporter substrate-binding protein: MRIKLGFIALSATLALGLGACGGSGAGGGDATTTKEAAPADLTIGVAMPTQTSERWIADGKAVKEKLEGKGYKVDLQYAGDDIPTQSQQVDQMITRGADVLIIAAIDGTALSSQLQAAADAKIPVIAYDRLIRGSKNVDFYDTFDNYAVGVAQGKALLTGLGLMTKDGSKGTAKGPFNIELFAGSLDDNNARYFFNGAMDTLKPYLDAKQLVVKSKQTAIEQTATLRWAQETAQKRMEDLLTKAYSDGTKVNGVLSPYDGISRGIITAVQNAGYGAKGIARPVVTGQDAEIASVKLINQGVQSSTVFKDTRLLADQAVIAAEAFLKHTTPQANDTKTYDNGVKVVPSYLLPVKTVYKDDIKSLLIDSGYYTVQEVASGQAG; the protein is encoded by the coding sequence GTGAGGATCAAGCTTGGCTTCATCGCACTGAGCGCCACCCTGGCGCTCGGCTTGGGAGCCTGCGGAGGAAGTGGTGCCGGCGGCGGCGACGCCACCACCACCAAGGAGGCCGCCCCCGCGGACCTGACCATCGGCGTGGCGATGCCGACCCAGACGTCGGAACGCTGGATCGCCGACGGCAAGGCGGTCAAGGAGAAGCTGGAGGGCAAGGGCTACAAGGTCGACCTGCAGTACGCCGGCGACGACATCCCGACCCAGTCCCAGCAGGTCGACCAGATGATCACCCGGGGCGCCGACGTGCTCATCATCGCCGCGATCGACGGCACCGCCCTGAGCAGCCAACTCCAGGCCGCCGCGGACGCGAAGATCCCGGTCATCGCCTACGACCGCCTCATCCGTGGCAGCAAGAACGTCGACTTCTACGACACCTTCGACAACTACGCGGTCGGTGTCGCCCAGGGGAAGGCGTTGCTGACCGGCCTCGGCCTGATGACCAAGGACGGCTCGAAGGGCACCGCGAAGGGCCCGTTCAACATCGAGCTCTTCGCCGGGTCGCTCGACGACAACAACGCGCGCTACTTCTTCAACGGTGCGATGGACACGCTCAAGCCGTACCTGGACGCCAAGCAACTGGTGGTGAAGTCGAAGCAGACCGCGATCGAGCAGACCGCCACGCTGCGGTGGGCCCAGGAGACGGCGCAGAAGCGGATGGAGGACCTGCTCACCAAGGCGTACAGCGACGGCACCAAGGTCAACGGCGTTCTCTCGCCGTACGACGGCATCTCCCGCGGCATCATCACCGCGGTCCAGAACGCCGGCTACGGAGCCAAGGGCATCGCGCGGCCGGTGGTGACCGGACAGGACGCGGAGATCGCGTCGGTGAAGCTGATCAACCAGGGCGTGCAGTCGTCGACGGTCTTCAAGGACACCCGGCTGCTGGCCGACCAGGCCGTGATCGCCGCCGAGGCCTTCCTGAAGCACACCACTCCGCAGGCCAACGACACCAAGACCTACGACAACGGCGTCAAGGTCGTCCCCTCGTACCTGCTGCCGGTGAAGACGGTCTACAAGGATGACATCAAGTCGCTGCTGATCGACTCCGGCTATTACACCGTGCAAGAGGTCGCTTCCGGCCAGGCCGGCTGA
- a CDS encoding TetR/AcrR family transcriptional regulator, protein MVRWEPGAQDRLRQAALELYLKQGFEQTTVGEIARSVGLTERTYFRHFADKREVLFDGQDTLQQAFVDSVTAAPQDASPVELVAAALAASAEFFPAERRQWSRQRQEVIVANPPLQERELLKMARLTAAFTKALRARGVPEPHATLAAESGTTVFTVAFLQWIADGETRSLADVETEVLAELGTFAEQLSGHGSDRKAARRRSPAAPTRRSRE, encoded by the coding sequence ATGGTGCGATGGGAGCCCGGAGCTCAGGACCGGCTACGACAGGCGGCGTTGGAGCTCTACCTGAAGCAGGGTTTCGAGCAGACCACCGTCGGGGAGATCGCCCGCAGCGTCGGGCTGACCGAACGCACGTACTTCCGCCACTTCGCCGACAAGCGGGAGGTGCTGTTCGACGGCCAGGACACGCTTCAGCAGGCCTTCGTGGACAGCGTGACCGCGGCTCCGCAGGACGCCTCGCCGGTCGAACTGGTCGCCGCGGCCCTCGCCGCGTCAGCCGAGTTCTTCCCGGCTGAACGCCGTCAGTGGTCCCGCCAGCGCCAAGAGGTCATCGTGGCGAACCCGCCACTCCAAGAGCGCGAGCTCCTGAAGATGGCAAGGCTGACCGCAGCGTTCACCAAGGCACTGCGTGCCCGCGGCGTGCCCGAGCCCCATGCCACTCTTGCCGCCGAGTCAGGCACCACGGTCTTCACGGTGGCCTTCTTGCAATGGATCGCCGACGGCGAGACACGCTCCCTGGCAGACGTGGAGACCGAGGTGCTCGCAGAACTAGGAACCTTCGCCGAACAGCTCAGCGGTCACGGGAGCGACCGGAAAGCTGCTCGACGCCGATCGCCCGCCGCACCGACAAGGAGGTCGCGCGAGTAG